A genomic segment from Nematostella vectensis chromosome 6, jaNemVect1.1, whole genome shotgun sequence encodes:
- the LOC5506689 gene encoding tetraspanin-9, with translation MGSLDAGAGRILKILVVFFNVLFFIFGIALIAVGAWAEVQYGEFIEVSSVPYATGSRLVIAVGVIIAIVSFFGCLGAWKENRCMLGTFFVLLLILLALEIAAAVLAYNYRGKVKDEIESDLTKALKGDYGSSGQDGVTKAFDALQEKQKCCGVNGYLDWKASKKYNGTSTVPDSCCVVKADGCGKAVNGINKGGCFNKMVEVVKDKLDVIGGFAITMLVIQILGTIFALVLIIKIGKTGEYA, from the exons ATGGGTAGTTTGGACGCTGGAGCTGGAAGaattctcaagattttggtgGTCTTCTTCAATGTTCTATTCTTC ATTTTTGGCATAGCTCTGATAGCCGTCGGGGCTTGGGCCGAGGTACAGTACGGTGAATTCATCGAAGTCTCATCGGTGCCGTACGCGACAGGTTCTCGGCTTGTCATCGCTGTCGGCGTCATCATTGCCATCGTTTCGTTCTTTGGTTGCCTGGGAGCCTGGAAAGAGAACAGGTGCATGCTGGGAACG TTCTTTGTCCTGCTGCTGATCCTACTCGCCCTGGAAATCGCCGCTGCCGTCCTCGCGTACAATTACCGTGGCAAG GTAAAAGATGAGATCGAATCTGACCTTACGAAAGCCTTGAAGGGAGACTACGGCTCCAGTGGACAGGATGGTGTTACCAAGGCCTTCGACGCACTGCAAGAAAAG CAAAAATGTTGCGGTGTGAACGGATACTTGGATTGGAAGGCATCGAAGAAGTACAACGGCACTAGCACCGTCCCTGATAGCTGCTGTGTGGTTAAGGCTGACGGCTGCGGTAAAGCCGTCAATGGCATAAACAAAGGG GGCTGCTTTAACAAGATGGTGGAGGTTGTGAAAGACAAACTCGATGTCATTGGCGGATTTGCTATCACCATGCTAGTAATCCAG ATCTTGGGGACAATCTTTGCTTTAGTTCTCATAATCAAGATTGGCAAGACTGGCGAATATGCATAG